The DNA segment ACCGCTGCGCGTACCGCAGCAACTCCCGCGCCAGCGCCTGCCCGGTGGGGCGGTCCACCCCGACGAACTCCCGGACGTCGACGCCGCCGGTGAACACCCGACCCTGCGCCCGCAGCAACAACCCGCGGGGCCGCTGTGCTTCCACCTCGTCCAGGGCCGCACCGAATGCTTCGCTCATCTCGGCTGCCCACAGATTCAACGGCGGCCGGTCGAACGTCAGCACAGTCAACGGCCCGTCCTGCTCCACCACGATCAACTCGGCCATTCCCGCTCCCGTCCCGACGCGCTCCGCGATCAGTTGCCGTCATTCTCCGGATCGGCCTGCGCTGCGGGAGCGCGGAGCCGTTCGGCCGCAAGCCGGACCAGGGCGAACTTCTGGACCTTGCCGGTGGGGGTGGTGGGCAGGTCCGCCGGCTGGATCAACCCGGCGTGCTTCGGGACCTTGAACCTGGCCAGCTTGTCGCGGCACAGCGCCAGCAACGTGTCCGGGTCGAGGCTCGCGTCCGGCTCGGGCACGATCCAGAGGAACCCGATCTCGCCCCACACGTCGTCGGGAACCCCTACGGCATAAGCCTGACTCACCCCGGGGGCCGCCGTGACGAGGTCCTCGATCTCCTTGGGCATCACGAGTTCGCCGCCGCTCTTGTAGAGCTCCTTGCTGCGGCCGGTCAGCCGGAGGTAGCCGTCGGGTCCGACCCGGCCCAGGTCGCCGGAGTGCACCCACCCGTCGTGCAGCGTCGTCGCGGTCTGCTCAGGCTCGTCCCAGTAGCCGTGCATGTGGGTCGGTCCCTGCGAGCGCAGTTCTCCCTCGATGCCCTCGGGCAGGGGCTCGCTCGTGATCGGGTCGACGGTGGCGTACTCGCACAGCGCGCCGGAGGGAAGCCCGGCGACACCGGCGGTCTTCGGGCGCCCGACGGTGCCGGAGTGCCGTTCCGGCGGGTCCTCCGGCCGCGTCAGCGTCATCGCGCCACCGGTCTCGGTCATCCCGTAGCCGGTGGTGATCTCGGTGACGCCGAGTTCGGCGCGGACCTTCTCCCACAACCAGACCGGCGCCGGGGCGGCCCCGGACAGGATCGCGAACAGCGAGGACAGGTCGTGGTCGTGGCGTGCCGGGTGCTCGACCAGAGCGACGGTCATCGTCGGCACGCAAAGGACGTCGGAGGCGTGGTGCCGTTCGACCGCGGCCAAGTGGTCGGCGGCGGAGAACATCAGCCGGGGCACGATCGCCCCGCCGACGAACATCGCCGCGAGCAGCCCTTCGACGTAGCCGAACATGTGGTAGCAGGGCAGGGAGAACAGCACCCGGCGGCCATCCTCGAAGCCGCGGGTCAGCGCGGAGGCGTAGCCGGTGCGCAGCACGGCGTCGTGGCCGACCATGACGCCCTTCGGGGAGCCGGTGCTGCCGGAGGTGTAGAGGATGTCGCCGACCGCGGCGGGCGACACCGTGTGGCCGGCTGCGCCCGGCGTGGCGGCCCCGAGTTGCGCCAGGCCGTCGACCGTCCGGACGCCGGCGCGGTCGCGGCCATCGGTCGACAACAGCACGACCGCGCGGAGGTCCGGGAACCCTGCTGGGTTCTCGGATTCCCAACCGGGGGCGAGGGAATCGAGCATGCCGAGCTGGTCCTGGCCGGCGAAGCCGGTCATGGTCACCAGAACGTTGCAGCGGGACTGGCGCAGCACGAAGGCCAGTTCGTCGAGGCGGTACAGGAAGTTGAAGGGGATCGCCACGGCCCCGGCGCGGGCGATGGCGAACTTCACCGGCGCGAACTCCAGATGGTTGGCCATCAACATGCCGACCCGATCGCCGGGCCGGACCCCGAGCGCCGCCAGGCCGTCGGCGAGCCGACGTGACCAGTCGACGACCGCCGCGTACGTGAGCGTCCGGTCGTCGCTGATTACCAGCGGGCGCTCGCCGAACTCGGCGGCGCATCGGTCCAGGAAGGCGTCCAGCGTCAGGGGTTCCCATGTCGGGAACCGCGCCGCCAACGCGGCCCGGCGGTCCTGCAGGCTCACGGGCACGGGCTGATCGCGATCATCCCAGGTCCTTCGCCGGTCGCAGGTCCGGTGGGCGGACGCCGGTGGCCCCGTCCA comes from the Sporichthyaceae bacterium genome and includes:
- a CDS encoding AMP-binding protein, which translates into the protein MSLQDRRAALAARFPTWEPLTLDAFLDRCAAEFGERPLVISDDRTLTYAAVVDWSRRLADGLAALGVRPGDRVGMLMANHLEFAPVKFAIARAGAVAIPFNFLYRLDELAFVLRQSRCNVLVTMTGFAGQDQLGMLDSLAPGWESENPAGFPDLRAVVLLSTDGRDRAGVRTVDGLAQLGAATPGAAGHTVSPAAVGDILYTSGSTGSPKGVMVGHDAVLRTGYASALTRGFEDGRRVLFSLPCYHMFGYVEGLLAAMFVGGAIVPRLMFSAADHLAAVERHHASDVLCVPTMTVALVEHPARHDHDLSSLFAILSGAAPAPVWLWEKVRAELGVTEITTGYGMTETGGAMTLTRPEDPPERHSGTVGRPKTAGVAGLPSGALCEYATVDPITSEPLPEGIEGELRSQGPTHMHGYWDEPEQTATTLHDGWVHSGDLGRVGPDGYLRLTGRSKELYKSGGELVMPKEIEDLVTAAPGVSQAYAVGVPDDVWGEIGFLWIVPEPDASLDPDTLLALCRDKLARFKVPKHAGLIQPADLPTTPTGKVQKFALVRLAAERLRAPAAQADPENDGN